Within the Pseudomonas chlororaphis subsp. aurantiaca genome, the region CAGGTGTTCTTCAACGACCAGGGCCAGCCCCGGGAGATCTACCAGCACAACGCCAATGGCGCGCCGAAAACCCGGATGCTGGCGCCGGATGAGGACTGAACCCCGCCGTGCGCTTCGTGACAACGGATTCGTTCGGACGCGCTATGGTTCAACAGGTTGATCGCACCATCCAATCAGCTCTTCAAAGGCCCCTTCATCCCCATGTTCGAACACCTCGACCTGCACGCCCTGCTTGCGACCTATGGCTATTGGGTGATTGTCCTCGGCTGCCTGCTGGAAGGCGAAACCGTGCTGATCCTGGGTGGCATGGCGGCGCATCAGCAGGTGCTGGACCTGTGGGCGGTGATTGCCGTGGCGACGGTCAGCGGGATGTTCGGCGACCAGTTGCTGTTCTGGAGCGGTCGGCATTTCGGCGGGCGTTTGTTGCCGCGCCTGAAGGGCCAGCAGGCCGCCATCGAGCGGGTGACCGGGTTGATCCGGCGTTATCCCTCGACCTCGGTGCTGGCGGTGCGTTTCATGTATGGCATGCGCTGGGTCGGCCCGGTGGTGATCGGCGCCAGCGGCCTGTCGCCGCTGCGCTTCACTTTGCTGAACATGCTCGGCGCTGTGCTCTGGGCCACGCTGTTCGTCTGCGGCGGCTACTGGGCCGGCGATGCGCTGGAACATCTGTTCGGCGATTTGAAGCCCTATCGCCTGCCGATTGTCCTCGGTGTCGTGGTGCTGGTAGTGGCGGTCGCACTGCTGCGCCAGCGCCGGGCCAGAGCCAGGAACATTGCGCCGCTGAACGAC harbors:
- a CDS encoding DedA family protein — its product is MFEHLDLHALLATYGYWVIVLGCLLEGETVLILGGMAAHQQVLDLWAVIAVATVSGMFGDQLLFWSGRHFGGRLLPRLKGQQAAIERVTGLIRRYPSTSVLAVRFMYGMRWVGPVVIGASGLSPLRFTLLNMLGAVLWATLFVCGGYWAGDALEHLFGDLKPYRLPIVLGVVVLVVAVALLRQRRARARNIAPLND